The proteins below are encoded in one region of Conger conger chromosome 17, fConCon1.1, whole genome shotgun sequence:
- the gas6 gene encoding growth arrest-specific protein 6 isoform X2, with protein sequence MELWDHTALTRFPGQEYFYPKYLACVDTFGNSEKKRQDLITCVHNIPDQCSPSPCNPRGMVRCEDKKGDFLCHCFTGWAGVRCEKDINECDKKNGGCDHECNNTVGSYRCSCGPGYTLVDRHTCNDVNECVEDPGVCGTARCGNLVGSYECLCEEGYVYDNVSKSCLDVDECETQVCAEECVNTPGSFRCFCDGRRGMRLAQDYRSCEPIEPSLSLNMKRNSRSLYLGRMFSGVPVVRLRFRRRVQTGFTAEFDLRTFDPEGVIFFAGGHLNSSWIVLAMHRGKLELQLKYGPVSRVTSSGPEVNDGQWHRISVEEQGRSLVIKIDREAVMKIAVNGDLFTLKKGMHELNLTVGGVPFKEGGLLSQLNPRLDGCLREWRWLTGEDTSIQETIRSNEKMQCFSVEDRGCFYPGRGFALFNLSLCHSDSQVFSLQLTLRPASNTGVLFALVRQDSVPLSVSLSHYHPGKKLQQEYVLVSMGSEVVASLPAYLCDSETHLLNLTVVGNLTLLEVDGQGGQVELGVGGPTVPDLSSPASIFLGGLPDVPVVSTPVSAFYAGCMEATLNGRALDLDEALYKHSDIRSHSCPLLGPVL encoded by the exons ATGGAGCTGTGGGACCACACTGCTCTCACACGATTCCCGGGACAG GAATACTTTTATCCGAAGTACTTGG CATGCGTGGATACGTTCGGAAACTCAGAGAAGAAGAGACAAGACCTGATCACATGCGTTCACA ACATCCCAGACCAGTGCTCCCCCTCGCCCTGCAACCCCAGAGGGATGGTGCGCTGTGAGGACAAGAAGGGCGACTTCCTGTGCCACTGCTTCACAGGCTGGGCCGGCGTCAGGTGTGAGAAAG ATATAAACGAGTGTGACAAGAAGAACGGCGGCTGCGACCATGAGTGCAATAACACGGTTGGCAGCTACCGCTGCTCCTGCGGGCCTGGCTACACGCTGGTGGACCGCCACACGTGTAACG ATGTTAATGAGTGTGTGGAAGACCCTGGAGTGTGTGGAACGGCACGTTGTGGCAACCTCGTGGGGTCCtacgagtgtctgtgtgaggaggGCTATGTGTACGACAACGTGTCCAAGTCCTGTTTGG ATGTGGATGAGTGTGAGACCCAGGTGTGTGCGGAGGAGTGTGTAAACACACCTGGGAGCTTCCGCTGCTTCTGTGACGGGCGGAGGGGCATGAGGCTGGCGCAGGACTACAGGAGCTGTGAG CCCATAGAGCCGTCATTGTCTCTGAACATGAAGAGGAACTCGCGCTCACTCTACCTGGGCCGCATGTTCAGCGGAGTCCCCGTCGTGCGCCTGCGCTTCCGTCGGAGAGTCCAGACCGG TTTCACTGCAGAGTTCGACCTCAGGACCTTTGACCCGGAAGGGGTCATCTTTTTCGCCGGGGGGCACCTGAACAGCTCTTGGATCGTGCTGGCAATGCATCGTGGGAAGCTGGAGCTGCAGCTGAAGTACGGGCCGGTGAGCCGGGTCACCAGCAGCGGACCGGAGGTCAACGACGGGCAGTGGCACAGG ATCTCTGTGGAGGAGCAGGGACGGAGCCTGGTGATTAAGATTGACAGGGAGGCCGTGATGAAGATCGCGGTGAACGGGGACCTCTTCACCCTGAAGAAGGGCATGCACGAGCTCAACCTCACCGTGGGAGGGGTCCCCTTCAAGGAGGGGGGGCTTCTGAGCCAG ctgaACCCTCGTCTGGACGGCTGTTTGCGGGAGTGGCGCTGGCTGACAGGGGAGGACACCTCCATCCAGGAGACTATCCGCTCCAATGAGAAGATGCAGTGCTTCTCTGTGGAGGACCGCGGCTGCTTCTATCCTGGCAGGGGATTCGCCCTCTTCAACCTCAGCCTGTGCCACA gtgaCTCTCAGGTGTTCAGTCTCCAGTTGACCCTGCGTCCTGCCTCCAACACTGGGGTTCTATTTGCACTAGTCCGTCAGGACAGCGTCCCCCTGTCCGTCTCACTGTCCCACTACCACCCAGGGAAGAAACTGCAGCAGGAG TATGTGCTGGTCTCCATGGGCAGTGAGGTGGTGGCCAGCCTCCCTGCCTACCTGTGTGACTCAGAGACGCACCTCCTGAACCTGACGGTGGTGGGGAACCTGACCCTGCTGGAGGTGGACGGGcagggggggcaggtggagcTGGGAGTGGGGGGGCCTACTGTCCCAGACCTCTCCTCCCCTGCCAGCATCTTCCTCGGGGGTCTGCCAG atgTGCCTGTGGTCTCCACCCCGGTGTCGGCCTTCTACGCGGGCTGTATGGAGGCCACCCTCAACGGCCGGGCGCTGGACCTGGACGAAGCGCTCTACAAGCACAGCGACATCCGGTCGCATtcctgccccctgctgggccCCGTCCTGTAA
- the LOC133116279 gene encoding transmembrane protein 255B — protein sequence LCSSTEQFAKRRRTAMWFSIALQFLSIVILVVGLVSATRTSNVAVAGHYPGIILSFGSFLGIVGINLVENRRPMLVSSIIFVSIGVVAAFFCAIVNGIIAAEFMDRRPLLEDRCEFFVSGYAYDNYYTEVTCYSFNSKCKLRVKSNTCYCCDLHSCESPDDHSRYYEYTGVNSCSDVVHLYRLLWSSVVLNILGLLLGILTAAILGAFKDISPTPQTSPSLAPPPHILYNPTQHMLTYTGYCPSTQTLPAYPNYPLPLQHPSNYQPPPPAAPPAPESPAPPSEESQPPSQGSSSYMLTPNAPVLYGMAYGPCEKPPPYAY from the exons TTATGCTCCTCTACAGAGCAGTTTGCGAAGAGGCGCAGAACTGCCATGTGGTTCTCCATCGCCCTGCAGTTCCTCTCTATCGTCATCCTGGTGGTGGGACTGGTGTCCGCCACACGCACGTCCAATGTAGCCGTGGCTGGTCACTACCCCGGGATCATC CTGAGTTTTGGATCCTTCCTTGGGATTGTGGGAATAAACCTCGTGGAGAACCGGAGACCGATG CTGGTGTCATCCATCATCTTTGTCAGTATTGGCGTGGTCGCCGCCTTCTTCTGTGCTATTGTGAACGGGATCATTGCAGCTGAGTTCATG GACAGGAGACCCCTGCTGGAGGACAGGTGTGAGTTCTTCGTCAGTGGGTACGCCTACGACAACTATTACACCGAG GTGACCTGCTACTCTTTTAACAGCAAGTGTAAACTTCGAGTGAAAAGCAACACTTGCTACTGCTGTGACCTGCACAGCTGCGAGAG CCCGGACGACCACTCGCGTTATTACGAGTACACGGGTGTCAACAGCTGCTCAGACGTGGTGCATCTCTACCGTCTCCTCTGGTCCTCCGTGGTACTGAACATCCTGGGCCTGTTGCTGGGCATCCTCACTGCAGCCATACTGGGAGCCTTCAAAGACATC AGCCCCACCCCCCAGACGTCCCCCAGCCTGGCTCCGCCTCCTCACATCCTGTACAATCCTACACAGCACATGCTGACCTACACTGGATACTGCCCGTCCACCCAGACCCTGCCCGCATACCCCAACTACCCGCTGCCCTTACAG CACCCCAGCAACTACCAGCCCCCACCTCCAGCAGCCCCGCCCGCGCCTGAGTCACCTGCGCCCCCCTCCGAAGAGAGCCAGCCCCCCTCCCAGGGCTCTTCCAGCTACATGCTGACCCCCAACGCCCCAGTGCTTTATGGGATGGCTTACGGCCCCTGTGAGAAGCCCCCACCATATGCGTACTGA
- the gas6 gene encoding growth arrest-specific protein 6 isoform X1: MPPIQPQFLSGSLLLLLLVSWSSQISLSPEEANQFLKRHKRAYQVFEETKQGHLERECVEEICTKEEAREVFENDPETEYFYPKYLACVDTFGNSEKKRQDLITCVHNIPDQCSPSPCNPRGMVRCEDKKGDFLCHCFTGWAGVRCEKDINECDKKNGGCDHECNNTVGSYRCSCGPGYTLVDRHTCNDVNECVEDPGVCGTARCGNLVGSYECLCEEGYVYDNVSKSCLDVDECETQVCAEECVNTPGSFRCFCDGRRGMRLAQDYRSCEPIEPSLSLNMKRNSRSLYLGRMFSGVPVVRLRFRRRVQTGFTAEFDLRTFDPEGVIFFAGGHLNSSWIVLAMHRGKLELQLKYGPVSRVTSSGPEVNDGQWHRISVEEQGRSLVIKIDREAVMKIAVNGDLFTLKKGMHELNLTVGGVPFKEGGLLSQLNPRLDGCLREWRWLTGEDTSIQETIRSNEKMQCFSVEDRGCFYPGRGFALFNLSLCHSDSQVFSLQLTLRPASNTGVLFALVRQDSVPLSVSLSHYHPGKKLQQEYVLVSMGSEVVASLPAYLCDSETHLLNLTVVGNLTLLEVDGQGGQVELGVGGPTVPDLSSPASIFLGGLPDVPVVSTPVSAFYAGCMEATLNGRALDLDEALYKHSDIRSHSCPLLGPVL; this comes from the exons ATGCCGCCGATCCAGCCTCAGTTTCTGTCGGGATCTTTGTTGCTGCTGCTCCTCGTCTCCTGGTCTTCTCAGA TCTCGTTGTCTCCGGAAGAGGCAAATCAGTTCTTGAAGAGACACAAGCGAGCCTATCAAGTTTTTGAAGAGACGAAACAAGGGCATTTGGAGCGAGAATGTGTCGAAGAGATATGTACCAAAGAAGAAGCTCGGGAAGTATTTGAGAACGACCCCGAAACC GAATACTTTTATCCGAAGTACTTGG CATGCGTGGATACGTTCGGAAACTCAGAGAAGAAGAGACAAGACCTGATCACATGCGTTCACA ACATCCCAGACCAGTGCTCCCCCTCGCCCTGCAACCCCAGAGGGATGGTGCGCTGTGAGGACAAGAAGGGCGACTTCCTGTGCCACTGCTTCACAGGCTGGGCCGGCGTCAGGTGTGAGAAAG ATATAAACGAGTGTGACAAGAAGAACGGCGGCTGCGACCATGAGTGCAATAACACGGTTGGCAGCTACCGCTGCTCCTGCGGGCCTGGCTACACGCTGGTGGACCGCCACACGTGTAACG ATGTTAATGAGTGTGTGGAAGACCCTGGAGTGTGTGGAACGGCACGTTGTGGCAACCTCGTGGGGTCCtacgagtgtctgtgtgaggaggGCTATGTGTACGACAACGTGTCCAAGTCCTGTTTGG ATGTGGATGAGTGTGAGACCCAGGTGTGTGCGGAGGAGTGTGTAAACACACCTGGGAGCTTCCGCTGCTTCTGTGACGGGCGGAGGGGCATGAGGCTGGCGCAGGACTACAGGAGCTGTGAG CCCATAGAGCCGTCATTGTCTCTGAACATGAAGAGGAACTCGCGCTCACTCTACCTGGGCCGCATGTTCAGCGGAGTCCCCGTCGTGCGCCTGCGCTTCCGTCGGAGAGTCCAGACCGG TTTCACTGCAGAGTTCGACCTCAGGACCTTTGACCCGGAAGGGGTCATCTTTTTCGCCGGGGGGCACCTGAACAGCTCTTGGATCGTGCTGGCAATGCATCGTGGGAAGCTGGAGCTGCAGCTGAAGTACGGGCCGGTGAGCCGGGTCACCAGCAGCGGACCGGAGGTCAACGACGGGCAGTGGCACAGG ATCTCTGTGGAGGAGCAGGGACGGAGCCTGGTGATTAAGATTGACAGGGAGGCCGTGATGAAGATCGCGGTGAACGGGGACCTCTTCACCCTGAAGAAGGGCATGCACGAGCTCAACCTCACCGTGGGAGGGGTCCCCTTCAAGGAGGGGGGGCTTCTGAGCCAG ctgaACCCTCGTCTGGACGGCTGTTTGCGGGAGTGGCGCTGGCTGACAGGGGAGGACACCTCCATCCAGGAGACTATCCGCTCCAATGAGAAGATGCAGTGCTTCTCTGTGGAGGACCGCGGCTGCTTCTATCCTGGCAGGGGATTCGCCCTCTTCAACCTCAGCCTGTGCCACA gtgaCTCTCAGGTGTTCAGTCTCCAGTTGACCCTGCGTCCTGCCTCCAACACTGGGGTTCTATTTGCACTAGTCCGTCAGGACAGCGTCCCCCTGTCCGTCTCACTGTCCCACTACCACCCAGGGAAGAAACTGCAGCAGGAG TATGTGCTGGTCTCCATGGGCAGTGAGGTGGTGGCCAGCCTCCCTGCCTACCTGTGTGACTCAGAGACGCACCTCCTGAACCTGACGGTGGTGGGGAACCTGACCCTGCTGGAGGTGGACGGGcagggggggcaggtggagcTGGGAGTGGGGGGGCCTACTGTCCCAGACCTCTCCTCCCCTGCCAGCATCTTCCTCGGGGGTCTGCCAG atgTGCCTGTGGTCTCCACCCCGGTGTCGGCCTTCTACGCGGGCTGTATGGAGGCCACCCTCAACGGCCGGGCGCTGGACCTGGACGAAGCGCTCTACAAGCACAGCGACATCCGGTCGCATtcctgccccctgctgggccCCGTCCTGTAA